AGGTGATCCTATGCTTGCTTTTCCTAAATGTGCTTTAAGAAGAATGAACAAACAAGTAAAAGTTCTTGAACTCCTCAAAGAAGTGAAGTTCATCCTGAAAGCTCCATGAGTAAGACATTTCTTTGCACGACGTCTTGACAGCATGGACCGCACACATAGGGGTCTTCTCAAAGATAAGCTCTGCAATCCCAGGAATTGTGACTTTCTTCTGGTCCTGGACCAATTGCATGATCAAAGCTTTATCTAAAGGTTCAGGAGATGCACTGTAGGATACCACAACATTTAAATTTTCATCTGGTGAAGGCACCTGAAACCTGCTCTTGCCTGTGGCACACTGGAAGTCCTTCTTGCTGGTGAACAAGCCTTTTGGCGAGTTAAAGACACGGACTGACCAGCTCACCCAGTCGTACTTCCCTTTCAGGTTCTCAATGATCATGTCAGCCAGCTGCTGGTTGCTTTTGTCTTTCTGGTCCCTCACCAGATGCTTGATATCAATCTCAGCCTGACTTGGAAAGCTGTTGATGCAGTCTTCAATGACCACATTCATTTTTGACTGGATCACGTTCATCTTCTCGGCCCAACTTCGGAGCAGCTCTTCTTCATCATCGCAACCTTTCAGAGCTGTATGTCCAATTAAAGCGATGAGACCTATGCAAAACAACTGCTTTAGTCTGGCACAGAAGTCCTCCACCACCCGCCGGCTCTTTTGTTCATAGTTGAGTGTGATCTCCAGCACGGACTCTCCCGATAAGCTGTCTCCCGTCACGGCGCCGTAAAGAGTGTACAAGTTTTTCTCTCCGCCAGACCTGCTAAAGTGGTCCAGGAATTGTTTCTTCTTGGCCTCTCGAAAAGCTGGTTTGGCATTGAGGATGTCCATGTATTTGCGAAACTGGTTGGTTATATTCTCTTCCACTGAGAAATAAGTTGCATCCATCCCGCTTTTTCTCACCTCGTCGTTTATGCGTTGGATTTCCTCTGATATAACATCCAGACGCTCACGCACCTTCTGAAATTGCTCCTTCATGTATTGTGCTTCTTTGCTCTCGACGTTATCTAGCGCCAGCTTCACA
This sequence is a window from Silurus meridionalis isolate SWU-2019-XX chromosome 21, ASM1480568v1, whole genome shotgun sequence. Protein-coding genes within it:
- the rpz4 gene encoding rapunzel 4 → MAEGLQNLIASKKDVVENVMEAFEQGAEVLASIAGDLFPVFSIAAPIVKLALDNVESKEAQYMKEQFQKVRERLDVISEEIQRINDEVRKSGMDATYFSVEENITNQFRKYMDILNAKPAFREAKKKQFLDHFSRSGGEKNLYTLYGAVTGDSLSGESVLEITLNYEQKSRRVVEDFCARLKQLFCIGLIALIGHTALKGCDDEEELLRSWAEKMNVIQSKMNVVIEDCINSFPSQAEIDIKHLVRDQKDKSNQQLADMIIENLKGKYDWVSWSVRVFNSPKGLFTSKKDFQCATGKSRFQVPSPDENLNVVVSYSASPEPLDKALIMQLVQDQKKVTIPGIAELIFEKTPMCAVHAVKTSCKEMSYSWSFQDELHFFEEFKNFYLFVHSS